Genomic DNA from Thiosocius teredinicola:
TTCGATAGCTTCCTGCAGGCCTGCGGTTTCCATACGCTCGATGTCTCGCCATGTGCCGACGGTCGCCTTGCGCACCTCGTGCGTTATGTACTGCGTCTGCCGCAACAGTCGGTACGCCGCAAGTCGTATGCGGGTGCCCTGTTCGATATCGAGGACAGCATTCAGAAGTGGACCGAGGTCGAGCTGGGTCGCTTCCGCGAAGGTCAGCCGAACACGGCCGATGCACCGACACGCTACTTGAAAGCGGTGACGTATCACTACAGTTCAGTCGACCCGGAACACCAGGGTTGTGCCGCGCACGGCTCGGACACCGCCAAGGCCGCACAGGCCGGACGCGAGCGTCTGTATGCCTTCCGCGAAGCGATCGAAAACAGTTTCTGTTGCGGCGCCTCGATCGATCTATTGTTGATCGGTCTGGACACCGACACCGACGCGATCCGCGTCCACGTACCTGACGCAGAGGGCGCCATCGACCTCGACACCGCGGTCGATGCGTTGTCCCTGTTCGACGCGACCGCCCGGTCGAGCGCGTCTGAAGCCACGCATGCGATTGCCGATGCGATCCGCGCCTGTACGCCGGATGTTCAGCCCGGTATGGCGCAGCTCGTCGAGCGCCTGATCGAAAACAATCTGTCGCAGATCGCCTATGTGCGCAGCAACCATGGTGATCACTACGCCGACATCGGCCACGCCGAACGCTTCATCGGTGCCGGCGTCGGCTTCGAAGAGATCCAGCTGCGCAACCTGATGTACTTCGCGTATCTCAATACCGTTGAGGAAGCGACCGCCGATCTGGATGTCGGTATCAAGATCTTTACCGGCCTGAACGTGGCGCACGGTCTACCGGTTCCCGTCATCGTTCGATTCGATCACCACGGTCAGGTGCCAGGTTCGCGTGAACGCGCCGAACAGCACTGTGCGCGTGTTTCCGAAGCACTGCAGGCGCGCTTCGACAGCCTTGCCGAACAGGGTCTGCTGCATGTGCTGCAGGTGACGCGCGACTGTGACGCGGCGGGTTCGATCGACTTGCTGGCGTGTTCAGTCAATGCACATAAGCAGGCAGGAGGTCACTGATGAAGATCTGCCAGGTCGAACGTCCGCTGGTTGCGACCAACCGTATCGCCGAGATGGAACACAAACACCTGCAGGTGGTACGCGATGGCAGCTCGTCGCAGGTCGCGGTCGACGCGGTCGGCGCCAAACCGGGAGACTGGGTGATCTGCGTCGGCAGCTCGGCGGCGCGCGAAGCAGCCGGCAGCAAGGGTTATCCGAGCGACCTGACGATTGTCGGGATCATCGACAAGTGGCCCCCGGAAGGTATGGAGGCCGCCGATGCAGATCCTGCAGGTTGAAGGTTCGCTGGTGTGCACCTCGCGTATCGAAGGATTAAAGCACTCGGTGTTTCGCGTCGTACGCGATGCCAGCGGCAAGCGCCAGGCGGCCACCGATCCGGTCGGCGCCAAACCGGGCGACTGGGTGTTTCTGGCGAGCGGATCGGCCGCGCGTTTTGCGGCCGGCGATTTCGAGATCCTCACCGATCTCACCATCTGCGGGGTAATCGACCAATGGCCGCCGCACGATGCAACTGACCAAGGTCGATGAACAACACAGGTTTCAACATTCGCCCTGATGGGGCTACAGGAGACAACGATGGCAACTGAAAACTACGGCATCGCACTAGGCATGATCGAGACGCGTGGCTTGGTGCCCGCCATCGAAGCGGCAGACGCCATGACCAAGGCCGCAGAGGTGCGGCTGATCGGACGTGAATACGTCGGCGGCGGCTATGTCACGGTGCTGGTCCGTGGCGAAACCGGCGCCGTCAACGCAGCAGTGCGTGCCGGTGCCGACGCCTGCGAACGCGTCGGCGATGGTCTGGTCGCGGCGCACATCATCGCGCGTCCGCACCGCGAAGTTGAGCCGGTACTCGGCAACAACAAGTAACCCCAATAACAGACAGCTACTTCTAAACGGAGAAAGACAATGGCAAGTGAAAACTACGGTATCGCCCTGGGTATGATTGAAACGCGTGGCCTGGTGCCCGCCATCGAAGCGGCAGACGCCATGACCAAGGCCGCCGAGGTGCGACTGATCGGTCGTGAGTTCGTCGGCGGCGGTTACGTCACCGTGCTGGTTCGCGGCGAGACCGGCGCGGTCAACGCAGCCGTGCGTGCCGGTGCAGACGCCTGTGAGCGCGTCGGCGACGGCCTGGTAGCCGCACACATCATCGCGCGTCCGCACCGCGAGGTTGAGCCCGTGTTGCCGACCGGTGGTGCTTCCGACTCGAAGGCTGCGGCGTAACGCAGCCTGGGTGAACTGACCGATGTTGACCGCACGGGCAGACGACAGGGTACTGGGTTACCTGGGCAGAGCGCTCAGCCTGGAACTCTCGGCAGTGCAGATGTACAGCACCCAGGCGCGACTTGTCGCGTCCTGGGGACTGGCCGATGCCGCCGCCCGTCTGCGCAACGAGTCGGAAGAGGAACTGCAACACGTGAACCGCATCATCGAGCGCATGCTTGCAACCGGTGTGGCTCCTAGCGCCTCTCAGCTCCGCCCGGTTCGCCTGGCCCGCGACCTGTCGTCGCTGCTGCAGATCAATCAGCAATTCGAGAGCGAATTGATCGAGCTGTATCGCAACGCTGTAAATCATTGTGCGCGTGTTGGAGACCACGATCATCGAACGTTTTTCGAGGCATTGCACGAAGACGAACGCTCGCACCACCAGGAGTTGTTGGGCTGGCAGGCCAGCCTGCAACCGGCGACGGCCGCCGCGAATGGACGACGCAGCTACCGTTGACACCCGTTATCGCAGGAGACAAACCATGGCAACTGAATGGCAAGAACGCAACCGACCCAATCGCCTTGAGAAGCGCTACGAATTCGCCAACTACGATGCATTGCGCGATTTTCTAGATGCCGCGGCCGATCTGTCCGAGCGCGAGAACTACTACCCCGACATGGGTTTCGGCCGTGACTACGTGAACATCACGATTCATGCGGACGACACCGACAAGTCGATCCTCCCGGCACAACGTGAGTTTGCCGGAGCACTCGACCAATTGCGCGGGGCCGCGGCCTGACCGGCATCCGTCATGACCATCATCGCGCTGGCAGGCAACAAGGGTGGATCGGGCAAGACCACCCTGGCTATCAACCTGGCCAGCGCGCTGGCGCGGCGTGGCAGCGTGGTGTTGCTGGATGCAGATCCCCAGGGTTCGTGCGTTCACTGGTATACCGCTTGCGACGGCAATGGCCCGTTTGCAGTGTTTGCAGCGGCTGACGACCTCGATGCAATGCTCGATGCCAATAGAAACGGCAATGACTTCCTGCTGATCGACTGCCCACCGGCAGTGAACTCACCGCAGACCCTGACCGCTCTCTCGGTGGCCGACCAGGTGTTGATACCGGTGATGCCCTCACCCCTGGATATCTGGGCGGGCCTGCATGTCGAGCCGGTATTGCACCAGGCAAGAGAGAACAACCCCGCCCTCGAGGCGCTGCTGGTCATCAACCAGTTGGAACCACGCACCAAGCTGTCGAAGCTGGCGCGCCAGGCCCTGAATGAGCTGGGGCTGCCGACCGCCACGACCGCGCTGCGGCGACGCGTTGCCTATCGACGGGCGATGCTGGAGGGGCGAAGCGTATTGGACATAGGCTCACGCGGCGCTGAAGCGGCCAGCGAGATCGAACAACTGACCGAAGAACTGGTGAGATGACATGACCGGCAAAGACAAGACCGAGGACCAGCTGCTTTCGAGCATTCGCAAGAACAAGCCCAGCGCGACCGAGCCGACAGCACAAAAAACCACGAAAAAAGTAACGCCGCGCAAGAAGACCGTGTCGCGCGCCAAGCCCAAGCCGAGCGCGCAAGCCGCGAGCGGCGGCAATTACCAATCCGGGCGGCGCGTCTGGCCCGACTGAGGGCCGATTGCGAATCCCTGAAGATCACAGGTTTGCCCGCCGTCTTTCAGATAGGAAGATGTGAGGCACGACGAGAACACGTAATTCAGTGGGGACGAAGCAAAGCCCCTCGGGAGTTAGGAGCATGCCCTACAGCGAGCCCGGTTACACGCCACCCGCGGCAATACCGGAATTTCTGATACGCCACACCACGCTGCGCCAGTTGCAGATATTCGAGGCGATCGTGCGGCTAGGCAGCTTCACGCGCGCCGCTGAGGAACTGTTTCTGACCCAACCCACGGTATCGATGCAGACCAAGAAGCTGTCCGACGCCATGGGACTCCCGCTGTTCGAGCAGATCGGGCGCAATGTTCGGCCTACCGAGGCCGGCATGGAACTGTACGAATCCTGCCGCAAGATCTTCGAGAACCTGGCCAACCTCGAGATGAAGATGTCCGATCTCAAAGGCATCCGACGCGGTCGACTGCGCCTCGGCGTTATCACCACGGCCAAGTACTTTGCCCCCGAGATCCTCGGTGAGTTCTGCAAGGCCTACCCCGGCATCGAGGTCGCACTGAAGGTGTCCAACCGCGACCGTATCCTCGAGCGGCTCAGCGCCAACGAGGATGACCTCTACATCATGGGTCAGGCACCGCACGACCAGACCGACATCCAGGCCTATCCGTTCTCGCCCAACCCGCTGGTGGTGATGGCGCCGCGCGATCATCCCTTGGTTGGACAAAAGAGCATTCCACTCGCGCGTATCGCCGAAGAGCCGCTGATCCTGCGTGAGCCGGGATCGGGTATCCGCGACGCCACCCTACGCCTGTTCGATCAACACGGCCTGCGCCCCAAGGTGCGTATGGAACTCGGCAGTAACGAGGCGATCAAGCACGGCATCGTCGGTGGCCTCGGCCTCTCTGTGCTGTCGTTGCACACGCTCGCACTGGAAGGCCCGGACGGCCCCGTGGCACTGCTTGACGTCGAAGGCTTCCCGATCATGCGCCAGTGGTATCTGGTGCACCCCAAGGGCAAGGAACTGTCACTGGTCGCCAAGGCTTTCCTCGAGTTCGC
This window encodes:
- a CDS encoding carboxysome peptide B produces the protein MQILQVEGSLVCTSRIEGLKHSVFRVVRDASGKRQAATDPVGAKPGDWVFLASGSAARFAAGDFEILTDLTICGVIDQWPPHDATDQGR
- a CDS encoding 4a-hydroxytetrahydrobiopterin dehydratase, whose amino-acid sequence is MATEWQERNRPNRLEKRYEFANYDALRDFLDAAADLSERENYYPDMGFGRDYVNITIHADDTDKSILPAQREFAGALDQLRGAAA
- a CDS encoding BMC domain-containing protein, translating into MATENYGIALGMIETRGLVPAIEAADAMTKAAEVRLIGREYVGGGYVTVLVRGETGAVNAAVRAGADACERVGDGLVAAHIIARPHREVEPVLGNNK
- a CDS encoding carboxysome shell carbonic anhydrase: MSHPLCRSEENQRLFGYERDVKAAFDNIVPTLKQISALQHEADFEQQAQKIARAQLGFELPQEILADAWVTQLDMRRLFAWCVFSTYRHFCDDYYRNDPLAVDAGRGADDFDSFLQACGFHTLDVSPCADGRLAHLVRYVLRLPQQSVRRKSYAGALFDIEDSIQKWTEVELGRFREGQPNTADAPTRYLKAVTYHYSSVDPEHQGCAAHGSDTAKAAQAGRERLYAFREAIENSFCCGASIDLLLIGLDTDTDAIRVHVPDAEGAIDLDTAVDALSLFDATARSSASEATHAIADAIRACTPDVQPGMAQLVERLIENNLSQIAYVRSNHGDHYADIGHAERFIGAGVGFEEIQLRNLMYFAYLNTVEEATADLDVGIKIFTGLNVAHGLPVPVIVRFDHHGQVPGSRERAEQHCARVSEALQARFDSLAEQGLLHVLQVTRDCDAAGSIDLLACSVNAHKQAGGH
- a CDS encoding carboxysome peptide A, giving the protein MKICQVERPLVATNRIAEMEHKHLQVVRDGSSSQVAVDAVGAKPGDWVICVGSSAAREAAGSKGYPSDLTIVGIIDKWPPEGMEAADADPAG
- a CDS encoding ferritin-like domain-containing protein, with amino-acid sequence MLTARADDRVLGYLGRALSLELSAVQMYSTQARLVASWGLADAAARLRNESEEELQHVNRIIERMLATGVAPSASQLRPVRLARDLSSLLQINQQFESELIELYRNAVNHCARVGDHDHRTFFEALHEDERSHHQELLGWQASLQPATAAANGRRSYR
- a CDS encoding LysR family transcriptional regulator, with product MPYSEPGYTPPAAIPEFLIRHTTLRQLQIFEAIVRLGSFTRAAEELFLTQPTVSMQTKKLSDAMGLPLFEQIGRNVRPTEAGMELYESCRKIFENLANLEMKMSDLKGIRRGRLRLGVITTAKYFAPEILGEFCKAYPGIEVALKVSNRDRILERLSANEDDLYIMGQAPHDQTDIQAYPFSPNPLVVMAPRDHPLVGQKSIPLARIAEEPLILREPGSGIRDATLRLFDQHGLRPKVRMELGSNEAIKHGIVGGLGLSVLSLHTLALEGPDGPVALLDVEGFPIMRQWYLVHPKGKELSLVAKAFLEFALDIEPQMREQMQKAWPSMTEVLKAMKPSGPGPEKAET
- a CDS encoding BMC domain-containing protein → MASENYGIALGMIETRGLVPAIEAADAMTKAAEVRLIGREFVGGGYVTVLVRGETGAVNAAVRAGADACERVGDGLVAAHIIARPHREVEPVLPTGGASDSKAAA
- the parA gene encoding ParA family partition ATPase, yielding MTIIALAGNKGGSGKTTLAINLASALARRGSVVLLDADPQGSCVHWYTACDGNGPFAVFAAADDLDAMLDANRNGNDFLLIDCPPAVNSPQTLTALSVADQVLIPVMPSPLDIWAGLHVEPVLHQARENNPALEALLVINQLEPRTKLSKLARQALNELGLPTATTALRRRVAYRRAMLEGRSVLDIGSRGAEAASEIEQLTEELVR